One region of Rhodocaloribacter litoris genomic DNA includes:
- the porU gene encoding type IX secretion system sortase PorU has protein sequence MFRPFRQVIRLAGVLALLAVARPAQAQQAEVRVVEATPARYVVEVTASWPMGLQASLDSARVERLTDAYVFGLAGGLWTATTNLRLRALAPPRLSLLAAEYDEVALPAEPLHGPDARALMQPPVSAEGLGLERKHPVVTLTARLYAYDPEREVLRRYRRMRIAVEQPPEAARKAGTAFMNPHLAVDRSVLADGIVFKIPITEEGIYRIDRAYLAAIGEAVGLSPDAIEPNNLQVFGNGGAPLPALNSADRIPDLAENPVFVRGGGDGAFNQGDVLLFYAAAPRGWRYDPETDRWTHYVHPFSNENYYFLKVGTSAGLRVGNEAFPGVSDVQVRTQVTGRFVVDLDETVWSKEHGSGHTWVSHQIRSGGTRNIFSDVALPGLGEGTATFDVRAAIASNPAATLLFTLNGAELGRIRAPRIIGRAVTDPAAVAAQDRFTRTVTAGTRLSLSMRLLDQAGDPQAALDWVRVFYPQQLRAENGLLRFATPAGETGWFEFVLQGFDEAPQVWDVTAPEAIRRLGVQPAGTTYRVRVQVTDPARPRELIAFVEGAARPLDPVRAAVVPNQNLHGEQRFPDFVIVAPRAFLEPASELAEYRRQQGLQVLVAVVEEIYNEFSGGLPDMRAVRDFLKFHYDRAPDEASLLRYALLFGDGHYDFRGIVAGETELTNWIFPYETEESFDPDASYTSDDYFGLLDDNEGVWRYGGIRAVSSERMDIGIGRFPVQTLDEARLMVEKIKRYENPETYGAWRSLYTMVADDGPTGLAGTQNDFDLHLQNVDQVAELVRGGLRPELNVKKIYGESFQRVFLNGFRIPEARREILATLEAGTLLFNYSGHGGPDGLAQEELFVKEDAAALTNGDRLTIFITATCSFGWWDIENEQSGAEVLLLNPNGGAVALMTTVRLVYTSPDTTSLNAGLNRALNQALLTFDEDGLPRRLGDAMRLTKNTTVGLQGNSRKFNLLGDPTLRLGLPHRRVVVETLNEVPLASQSARMRALDRITVTGAVEAAGGLVDTGFDGWADVTVFDAVRRVSLKQQVWMPTPYYTTREDLIWRGRVQVRAGRFSATFVVPKDISYSNEPGRISVYALTSTEQALGYTEQFVVGGTSPNPPQDPFGPEIALFLNDTTFVSGGLTPPEPELIVKLYDESGINTVGAGVGHEMLLVLDGDESRAVDIGSGFRAAENSYQRGEVRWPLPRLEPGFHRLSVRAWDVLNNSATAELEFFVAEDDALVLRNVFNYPNPMNRVTRFVFEHNQPPGTGARVQLRIYSLNGRPIRTIEGEEALPGGVLPGGPVQIVWDGRDEDFDRVTSGVYLYKLRVEVERPDGARDVAERIEKLAVIR, from the coding sequence ATGTTTCGACCGTTCCGACAGGTTATCCGGCTGGCCGGTGTGCTGGCCCTGCTGGCCGTGGCCCGTCCCGCGCAGGCACAGCAGGCCGAGGTGCGGGTGGTGGAAGCCACCCCGGCGCGCTACGTCGTGGAGGTGACGGCCTCCTGGCCCATGGGGTTGCAGGCCTCGCTGGACTCGGCGCGGGTCGAGCGGTTGACCGACGCCTACGTGTTCGGCCTGGCCGGCGGCCTCTGGACGGCGACGACCAACCTGCGCCTGCGTGCCCTGGCCCCGCCGCGCCTGTCGCTCCTGGCCGCCGAGTATGACGAGGTGGCCCTGCCGGCGGAGCCGCTGCACGGGCCGGATGCACGGGCGTTGATGCAGCCGCCCGTCTCGGCCGAGGGGCTCGGGCTGGAACGCAAGCATCCCGTCGTGACGCTGACGGCGCGGCTCTATGCCTACGACCCCGAACGCGAGGTGCTGCGTCGCTATCGCCGGATGCGGATCGCCGTCGAGCAGCCGCCGGAGGCGGCCCGGAAGGCCGGCACGGCGTTCATGAACCCGCACCTCGCCGTGGATCGCAGCGTCCTGGCCGACGGCATCGTCTTCAAGATTCCGATCACGGAAGAGGGCATCTACCGGATCGACCGGGCCTACCTGGCTGCCATCGGGGAGGCCGTCGGCCTCTCGCCGGATGCCATCGAGCCCAACAACCTGCAGGTCTTCGGCAACGGCGGGGCCCCCCTGCCTGCGCTCAACAGCGCCGACCGGATCCCCGATCTGGCCGAGAACCCCGTCTTCGTGCGCGGCGGAGGGGACGGCGCCTTCAACCAGGGCGACGTGCTGCTCTTCTATGCCGCGGCCCCGCGCGGCTGGCGCTATGACCCCGAGACGGATCGGTGGACCCACTATGTCCACCCCTTCTCGAACGAAAACTACTATTTCCTCAAGGTCGGAACCTCGGCCGGCCTGCGCGTCGGCAACGAGGCCTTTCCCGGCGTCTCGGACGTGCAGGTGCGCACCCAGGTGACCGGGCGGTTCGTTGTGGACCTCGACGAGACCGTCTGGAGCAAAGAGCACGGCTCCGGGCACACGTGGGTGAGCCATCAGATCCGCAGTGGCGGCACGCGCAACATCTTTTCCGACGTGGCCCTGCCCGGGCTCGGCGAGGGGACGGCCACGTTCGACGTGCGTGCCGCCATCGCCTCCAACCCGGCGGCGACGCTGCTCTTCACGCTCAACGGGGCGGAACTCGGCCGGATCCGGGCGCCGCGCATCATCGGGCGGGCCGTGACGGATCCGGCGGCCGTGGCCGCCCAGGACCGCTTCACCCGGACCGTGACGGCCGGCACGCGGCTCAGCCTGTCCATGCGCCTGCTCGACCAGGCAGGCGACCCGCAGGCCGCACTCGACTGGGTGCGGGTCTTCTACCCGCAGCAGCTGCGGGCCGAAAACGGCCTGCTGCGCTTTGCCACGCCTGCCGGGGAAACCGGGTGGTTCGAGTTCGTCTTGCAGGGCTTTGACGAGGCGCCGCAGGTATGGGACGTGACGGCGCCCGAAGCCATCCGCCGGCTCGGGGTGCAGCCGGCCGGCACCACCTACCGCGTCCGGGTGCAGGTCACCGACCCGGCTCGCCCCCGCGAGCTCATCGCCTTCGTCGAAGGGGCGGCCCGCCCCCTCGATCCGGTCCGGGCCGCCGTCGTGCCCAACCAGAACCTGCACGGCGAACAGCGTTTCCCGGATTTCGTCATCGTCGCCCCCCGCGCCTTCCTGGAACCGGCCAGCGAGCTGGCCGAATACCGCCGCCAGCAGGGGCTGCAGGTGCTCGTGGCCGTCGTCGAGGAGATCTACAACGAGTTCTCGGGAGGCCTGCCCGACATGCGGGCCGTGCGCGACTTCCTCAAGTTTCACTACGACCGCGCTCCCGACGAGGCCAGCCTGCTTCGCTATGCCCTGCTCTTCGGCGACGGGCACTACGACTTCCGGGGGATCGTCGCCGGCGAGACCGAACTCACCAACTGGATCTTTCCGTACGAGACGGAGGAGTCCTTCGACCCGGATGCCTCGTACACCAGCGACGACTACTTCGGCCTGCTCGACGACAACGAAGGCGTCTGGCGCTATGGCGGCATCCGCGCCGTGAGCTCCGAGCGGATGGACATCGGGATCGGGCGCTTCCCGGTGCAGACCCTCGACGAGGCCCGCCTCATGGTCGAGAAAATCAAGCGGTATGAAAACCCCGAGACGTACGGCGCATGGCGCAGCCTCTACACCATGGTCGCCGACGACGGGCCCACCGGGCTGGCGGGCACACAGAACGACTTCGACCTGCACCTGCAAAACGTCGACCAGGTGGCCGAGCTGGTCCGGGGCGGGCTGCGGCCGGAGCTCAACGTGAAGAAGATCTACGGGGAGTCCTTCCAGCGGGTGTTTCTGAACGGGTTTCGCATCCCCGAAGCCAGGCGGGAGATCCTGGCCACGCTCGAGGCCGGCACGCTGCTGTTCAACTACAGCGGGCACGGGGGGCCGGACGGGCTGGCCCAGGAGGAGCTCTTCGTCAAAGAAGATGCGGCCGCACTGACGAACGGGGACCGCCTGACCATCTTCATCACGGCCACTTGTTCGTTTGGCTGGTGGGACATCGAGAACGAGCAGAGCGGAGCCGAGGTGCTGTTGCTGAACCCGAACGGCGGGGCGGTGGCGCTGATGACCACCGTCCGGCTCGTCTACACGTCGCCGGACACCACCTCGCTCAATGCCGGGCTCAACCGGGCGCTCAACCAGGCCCTGCTCACGTTCGACGAGGACGGCCTGCCCCGCCGGCTCGGCGATGCCATGCGCCTGACCAAGAACACGACGGTCGGGTTGCAGGGCAACAGCCGCAAGTTCAACCTGCTCGGCGATCCGACCCTGCGGCTGGGCCTGCCGCACCGCCGGGTCGTCGTCGAGACGCTGAACGAGGTGCCGCTGGCCTCCCAGTCCGCCCGGATGCGGGCACTCGACCGGATCACGGTCACCGGCGCCGTGGAGGCCGCCGGCGGCCTGGTCGATACCGGCTTCGACGGGTGGGCGGACGTGACCGTCTTCGACGCGGTCCGCCGCGTTTCCCTCAAGCAGCAGGTCTGGATGCCCACCCCCTATTACACGACCCGCGAGGACCTGATCTGGCGGGGCCGGGTGCAGGTCCGGGCCGGTCGCTTCTCGGCGACGTTCGTGGTGCCGAAAGACATCTCCTACAGCAACGAGCCGGGCCGCATCTCGGTCTATGCCCTGACGTCGACGGAGCAGGCCCTGGGGTACACGGAGCAGTTTGTCGTGGGCGGTACCTCGCCCAACCCGCCCCAGGATCCCTTTGGTCCGGAAATTGCCCTTTTCCTGAACGACACCACCTTCGTTTCGGGCGGGTTGACCCCGCCGGAGCCCGAACTGATTGTGAAACTCTACGACGAAAGCGGGATCAACACCGTCGGCGCCGGGGTCGGGCACGAGATGCTGCTCGTCCTCGACGGGGACGAAAGCCGGGCCGTTGACATCGGCAGCGGTTTCCGGGCGGCGGAAAACTCGTACCAGCGCGGCGAGGTGCGCTGGCCGTTGCCCCGGCTCGAACCCGGCTTTCACCGCCTGAGCGTACGTGCCTGGGATGTGCTGAACAACTCGGCCACGGCCGAGCTCGAATTCTTCGTCGCCGAAGACGATGCGCTGGTGCTCCGCAACGTGTTCAACTACCCGAACCCGATGAACCGGGTTACGCGTTTCGTCTTCGAACACAACCAGCCGCCGGGTACCGGGGCGCGGGTGCAGCTGCGCATCTACTCGCTCAACGGGCGGCCGATCCGCACCATCGAGGGGGAAGAGGCCCTGCCCGGCGGGGTGTTGCCCGGCGGGCCGGTGCAGATCGTCTGGGATGGACGGGACGAAGACTTCGACCGGGTCACCTCGGGCGTCTATCTCTACAAGCTCCGCGTCGAGGTCGAGCGCCCGGACGGCGCGCGCGACGTCGCCGAGCGGATCGAGAAACTCGCCGTCATCCGATAA
- a CDS encoding MBL fold metallo-hydrolase, producing MPRIGPYTLHVIETGRFGLDGGAMFGIIPKPLWERRIPADARNRILLHMRCLLLEGAGRLILVDTGLGDKYDARFQEIYAVDHATHELHASLKQAGFCAADVTDVILTHLHFDHAGGGTRRRGDRIVPTFENATYHVQGRHWAWAVAPNPRERGSFLKENIEPLAASGQLYLVDGDIELFPGVHLMTMHGHTEAQQLVRVTDGEQTLVFVADLLPTTAHLGLPWVMAYDVRPLVTVEEKQRFLEQACAEGWQLFFEHDPQTAVAGLERTPKGVAATDERPLHAL from the coding sequence ATGCCCCGTATCGGTCCCTATACCCTGCACGTCATAGAAACCGGCCGCTTCGGCCTCGACGGCGGTGCCATGTTCGGCATCATCCCGAAGCCGTTGTGGGAACGACGCATCCCGGCCGACGCCCGCAACCGCATCCTCCTGCACATGCGATGCCTGCTGCTCGAAGGCGCCGGCCGGCTCATCCTCGTCGACACGGGACTGGGCGACAAGTACGACGCCCGGTTTCAGGAGATCTATGCCGTCGACCACGCCACACACGAGCTGCACGCTTCGTTGAAGCAGGCCGGTTTCTGCGCGGCCGACGTGACGGACGTCATCCTGACGCACCTGCACTTCGACCACGCCGGTGGCGGCACCCGGCGCCGCGGCGACCGGATCGTCCCCACCTTCGAAAACGCGACCTATCACGTGCAGGGTCGCCACTGGGCCTGGGCGGTGGCGCCCAACCCGCGCGAGCGCGGCTCCTTCCTGAAGGAAAACATCGAACCGCTGGCGGCTTCGGGGCAGCTCTACCTCGTCGACGGGGACATCGAACTGTTTCCCGGCGTTCACCTGATGACGATGCACGGTCACACCGAGGCCCAGCAGCTCGTGCGGGTGACCGACGGCGAGCAGACGCTCGTCTTCGTCGCCGACCTGCTGCCGACGACCGCGCACCTCGGCCTGCCCTGGGTCATGGCCTACGATGTGCGCCCCCTGGTGACGGTGGAGGAAAAGCAGCGCTTCCTGGAGCAGGCCTGTGCCGAAGGGTGGCAGCTTTTCTTCGAGCACGACCCGCAGACGGCCGTCGCCGGGCTGGAGCGGACGCCGAAGGGCGTCGCCGCCACCGACGAACGACCCCTGCATGCCCTCTGA
- a CDS encoding LON peptidase substrate-binding domain-containing protein, whose amino-acid sequence MALIPSLPLFPLEVVLFPEEVLPLHIFEPRYRELVHTCLAQDRPFGIVLFTGGEIADVGCMARIRRVLHRYEDGRMDIQVEGFRRFRIRRLMHEHAYLTAEVETLDEPEAEVDNDLRERLITQHLKLLELAGRTVRPTIYQDVNRVSYFIAHNAGLSLGQQLEVLKLPTENERIAYLVEHLGGLLPRIEQVEEVRRKIRSNGHLRDFPPDAGEAER is encoded by the coding sequence ATGGCCCTGATTCCTTCCCTGCCGCTTTTTCCGCTGGAGGTGGTCCTCTTTCCCGAGGAGGTCCTGCCCCTGCACATTTTCGAGCCGCGTTACCGGGAACTGGTGCATACCTGCCTGGCACAGGATCGTCCCTTCGGCATTGTGCTCTTCACCGGCGGGGAGATCGCCGACGTGGGCTGTATGGCGCGGATACGGCGTGTGTTGCACCGCTACGAGGACGGGCGGATGGACATCCAGGTCGAGGGGTTCCGGCGCTTCCGCATCCGCCGTCTCATGCACGAGCACGCCTACCTGACGGCCGAGGTGGAGACGCTCGACGAGCCCGAGGCCGAGGTCGACAACGACCTGCGGGAGCGGCTGATCACCCAGCACCTCAAGCTGCTGGAGCTGGCCGGCCGCACCGTCCGCCCCACCATCTACCAGGATGTGAACCGGGTCTCGTACTTCATCGCCCACAATGCCGGGCTCTCGCTGGGACAGCAGCTGGAGGTGCTGAAACTCCCCACCGAGAACGAGCGCATTGCCTATCTGGTCGAACACCTGGGCGGGTTGTTGCCCCGGATCGAACAGGTGGAGGAGGTGCGCCGCAAGATCCGGTCGAACGGGCACCTCCGCGACTTCCCGCCCGACGCCGGTGAAGCGGAACGCTGA
- a CDS encoding sodium:solute symporter family protein — protein sequence MSTIDWLIVLAYLLATLGIGVYLARRASSSMEEFFVSGRSLPWWLAGTSMAATTFSIDTPLYIAGVVGNRGIAGNWEWWAFAMSHVVLIYVFARLWRRSEIVTDAELIELRYGGRPAAVLRAAKAFLFAVPINCIGIGYIMLAAVKVIGVLGIWEGLGFGPDEQILGTDPKLLTVLGVAVLVLLYAGFSGLWGVVTTDFFQFFLALFGAVAVAFYALRSPRVGGLHGLVEKVQATTDFDVLAFIPFTLGQEGNWFGVGWSAFAGISASTFLAYVLLQWWTFRRSDGGGEFIQRLAASKTEAEAEKAAWFFNLMHYVVRTWPWVLVALAALVLYPDLEDRELGYPRLMLDFLPSGMLGLVVASLVAAFMSTVSTQINWGASYLTHDLYRRFMRPQATQRELVRAGRVASVLVTALGAAAAFFAQDVAAVFRLVIAIGTGPGVVLILRWFWWRINAWAELAAMVAGFFTGLFTTVVPVLRIDDFGMRLAVITGITTLIWVAVMYLTPPERPETLVAFYRRVRPGGPGWAAQRAATGLPPAQSLARDLRRVLAALLLLFGLMFGIGGGLLLRWDVAVAMTAVALAGGLWLYRIRGEERDA from the coding sequence GTGAGCACCATAGACTGGCTGATCGTCCTGGCTTACCTGCTCGCCACGCTGGGAATCGGTGTGTACCTGGCGCGGCGGGCTTCCTCCTCGATGGAAGAGTTCTTCGTCTCCGGGCGGTCGTTACCCTGGTGGCTGGCGGGGACCTCCATGGCAGCGACGACCTTCTCCATCGACACCCCGCTCTACATCGCCGGGGTGGTGGGCAACCGGGGCATCGCCGGGAACTGGGAGTGGTGGGCTTTCGCCATGAGCCACGTCGTGCTCATCTACGTCTTCGCCCGCCTCTGGCGACGCAGCGAGATCGTGACCGATGCGGAACTGATCGAGCTGCGCTACGGGGGGCGTCCGGCCGCCGTGCTCCGGGCCGCGAAGGCCTTCCTGTTTGCCGTGCCCATCAACTGCATCGGCATCGGCTACATCATGCTCGCGGCCGTCAAGGTGATCGGGGTGCTCGGCATCTGGGAAGGGCTCGGTTTCGGCCCGGACGAGCAGATCCTGGGGACCGATCCCAAGCTGCTCACCGTGCTCGGTGTGGCGGTGCTGGTGCTGCTCTACGCCGGATTTTCCGGTCTCTGGGGCGTCGTCACGACGGACTTTTTCCAGTTCTTCCTGGCGCTTTTCGGGGCCGTCGCCGTTGCCTTCTACGCCCTGCGGAGTCCCCGGGTGGGCGGCCTGCACGGGCTCGTGGAAAAGGTGCAGGCCACGACGGACTTCGACGTGCTGGCCTTCATCCCGTTCACGCTCGGTCAGGAGGGGAACTGGTTCGGGGTCGGATGGAGTGCTTTCGCCGGCATCTCGGCCAGCACCTTCCTGGCGTACGTCCTGCTGCAATGGTGGACGTTCCGGCGGTCGGACGGCGGCGGGGAATTCATCCAGCGCCTGGCGGCCTCGAAGACGGAGGCCGAGGCCGAAAAGGCGGCCTGGTTCTTCAACCTCATGCACTATGTGGTGCGGACGTGGCCCTGGGTGCTCGTGGCGCTGGCGGCCCTCGTGCTGTACCCGGACCTGGAAGACCGTGAGCTCGGCTATCCCCGGCTGATGCTCGACTTTCTCCCCTCCGGGATGCTCGGGCTGGTCGTGGCCTCGCTGGTGGCGGCCTTCATGAGCACCGTCTCGACCCAGATCAACTGGGGGGCTTCCTACCTGACACACGACCTCTATCGCCGGTTCATGCGCCCGCAGGCCACCCAGCGGGAACTCGTGCGGGCCGGGCGCGTGGCGTCGGTGCTGGTGACTGCCCTTGGCGCGGCAGCCGCCTTCTTCGCGCAGGACGTGGCGGCGGTCTTTCGCCTGGTGATCGCCATCGGGACCGGGCCCGGGGTGGTGCTGATCCTGCGCTGGTTCTGGTGGCGCATCAACGCCTGGGCGGAGCTGGCCGCCATGGTGGCCGGCTTCTTTACGGGGCTCTTCACCACCGTCGTGCCGGTGCTGCGGATCGACGACTTCGGCATGCGCCTGGCCGTGATCACCGGGATCACGACCCTCATCTGGGTGGCGGTGATGTACCTGACCCCGCCCGAACGCCCCGAGACGCTGGTGGCGTTCTACCGCAGGGTGCGGCCGGGGGGACCGGGCTGGGCCGCCCAGCGGGCCGCGACGGGCCTGCCCCCCGCCCAGTCGCTCGCCCGGGACCTGCGCCGCGTCCTGGCGGCCCTGCTGCTGCTCTTCGGCCTGATGTTCGGGATCGGCGGCGGGCTGCTGCTGCGCTGGGACGTGGCGGTTGCCATGACTGCCGTCGCGCTGGCCGGCGGGCTCTGGCTCTACCGGATACGGGGGGAGGAGCGCGACGCATGA
- a CDS encoding phage tail sheath family protein, with protein MLAPTYPGVYIEEVPSGVRTITGVATSITAFIGRARRGPVNQPTRIQSFADYERLFGGLWTESTMSYAVRHFFQHGGAEGLIVRVFHLEPTETPADFTATLDLADEADPTATALTLEAASPGAWGNTLRAVVDHNTSTGAADLFNLTVQELDTPGGTTVLATETFLNVSTDAAHPRFVPNVLAEGSSRVRVAGGTVNARPAEGTFDADGNGSDGSDIEDADIEGSAADREGLFALDAADLFNLLCIPPLSRTADVDPATLATAAGYCRERRAMLLVDPEAGWIDVPTAETGVNDLRTAIGTDNARNAIAYFPRLLMPDPLNENRLTAFAPSGAVAGIIARTDAQRGVWKAPAGLDASFSGVRAFTYRLTDEQNGTLNPLGLNCLRTFPVTGNVVWGARTLAGADRLASEWKYVPVRRLALFIEESLYRGTQWVVFEPNDEPLWAQIRLNVGAFMQNLFRQGAFQGTSPREAYFVKCDRETTTQNDIDLSIVNILVGFAPLKPAEFVIIRIQQIAGQVEA; from the coding sequence ATGCTTGCTCCGACTTATCCCGGCGTCTACATCGAAGAGGTGCCGAGCGGCGTGCGAACCATCACCGGGGTTGCCACCTCGATCACCGCGTTCATCGGGCGGGCCCGGCGAGGACCGGTGAACCAGCCCACCCGGATCCAGAGCTTCGCCGACTATGAACGGCTCTTCGGCGGCCTCTGGACCGAGAGCACGATGAGCTATGCCGTCCGCCACTTCTTCCAGCACGGCGGCGCCGAAGGCCTGATCGTGCGGGTCTTCCACCTGGAACCCACCGAGACCCCGGCCGACTTCACGGCCACCCTCGACCTGGCCGACGAGGCCGACCCGACGGCTACCGCGCTCACGCTCGAAGCCGCCAGCCCCGGCGCCTGGGGCAACACCCTGCGCGCCGTCGTCGATCACAACACGAGCACCGGCGCCGCCGACCTGTTCAACCTGACCGTCCAGGAGCTCGATACGCCGGGCGGCACTACCGTCCTCGCCACCGAGACGTTCCTCAACGTCTCGACCGACGCGGCGCATCCCCGCTTCGTGCCGAACGTCCTGGCCGAAGGCTCGAGCCGGGTGCGCGTCGCCGGCGGAACGGTGAACGCCCGCCCCGCCGAAGGCACCTTCGACGCCGACGGCAACGGCAGCGACGGCAGCGACATCGAGGACGCCGACATCGAGGGCAGCGCAGCCGACCGCGAAGGCCTCTTCGCCCTCGACGCGGCCGACCTGTTCAACCTGCTCTGCATCCCCCCGCTTTCCCGTACCGCCGACGTGGACCCGGCCACGCTGGCCACGGCCGCCGGCTATTGCCGCGAACGACGGGCCATGCTCCTGGTCGACCCCGAGGCCGGCTGGATCGACGTGCCCACGGCCGAGACAGGCGTGAACGACCTGCGCACGGCCATCGGGACGGACAACGCCCGGAACGCCATCGCGTATTTCCCGCGCCTGTTGATGCCGGACCCGCTCAACGAGAACCGCCTCACGGCGTTCGCCCCCTCCGGCGCCGTGGCCGGCATCATCGCCCGGACGGACGCCCAGCGCGGCGTCTGGAAAGCCCCGGCCGGCCTCGACGCCTCGTTCTCCGGCGTACGCGCCTTCACCTACCGGCTCACCGACGAACAGAACGGCACGCTCAACCCCCTGGGGCTCAACTGCCTCCGCACCTTTCCCGTGACGGGCAACGTGGTCTGGGGCGCCCGCACGCTCGCCGGCGCCGACCGCCTCGCCTCCGAATGGAAGTACGTGCCGGTCCGCCGCCTGGCGCTCTTCATCGAGGAAAGCCTCTACCGGGGCACACAATGGGTCGTCTTCGAACCCAACGACGAGCCGCTCTGGGCACAGATCCGCCTCAACGTCGGGGCCTTCATGCAAAACCTCTTCCGGCAGGGCGCCTTCCAGGGCACTTCCCCCCGCGAGGCCTACTTCGTCAAGTGCGACCGCGAGACGACCACCCAGAATGACATCGACCTGAGCATCGTCAACATCCTGGTCGGCTTCGCCCCGCTCAAACCGGCCGAGTTCGTCATCATCCGCATCCAGCAGATCGCCGGCCAGGTCGAGGCCTAG
- a CDS encoding phage tail protein, whose protein sequence is MAQFSVNAQRFDPYKNFKFRVKWDGRYVAGVSKVSALKRTTEPITHREGGDPSTERKSPGQTKYDAITLERGVTHDVEFERWANKIWNFGSGLGSEVSLADFRKDLIIEVYNEAGQVVKAYKVYRCWVSEYQALPELDAGANAVAIETIKLENEGWERDYDVTEPTEPSFTEP, encoded by the coding sequence ATGGCCCAGTTCAGCGTCAATGCACAGCGATTCGACCCGTACAAGAACTTCAAGTTCAGGGTCAAATGGGACGGGCGTTACGTCGCCGGCGTCAGCAAGGTCAGCGCGCTGAAGCGCACCACGGAGCCGATCACCCATCGCGAGGGAGGAGACCCGAGCACCGAGCGCAAATCGCCCGGGCAGACCAAGTACGACGCCATCACCCTCGAACGCGGCGTCACGCACGACGTGGAGTTCGAGCGGTGGGCGAACAAGATCTGGAACTTCGGTTCCGGCCTCGGCAGCGAGGTCTCCCTGGCCGACTTCCGGAAAGACCTCATCATCGAGGTCTACAACGAGGCCGGGCAGGTGGTCAAGGCCTACAAGGTGTACCGGTGCTGGGTGTCGGAATACCAGGCCCTGCCCGAGCTGGACGCCGGCGCCAACGCCGTCGCCATCGAGACGATCAAGCTGGAGAACGAGGGCTGGGAACGCGACTACGACGTCACCGAGCCGACCGAGCCGTCGTTCACCGAGCCCTGA
- a CDS encoding Pvc16 family protein, with the protein MSNFLAIATATATLQQLLLESLSTDVPGAQATTLRPDNPRLSATGNFGVNIYLYQATPNASWRNNDLPTRGGAGQPVQRPRIALDLYYLLTFYGDEESLQPQRILGSVSRTLHARPVLTRPMIQAAIDAAVAVDPGHFLAGSNLADDIEQVKFTPIPLSLEELSKLWSVFFQTPYTLSMTYAGTVVLIEAETTPAPVLPVQTPVITVRPGLQAPVPTPDQLPGLELWLRSDLGVTFDAGGVSSWADQSGHERHAVQPDGARRPAFVAHGLGSRPVLRFDGSDDYLALENLSYDTAGQLEGLTVCALVRSAAPAPQVIASFDDGEYWQLTLRDDTTPGAGWDTTDETGTPHTLRTTGAYHDGRWHLLCGWYEAGPATPNKILYVDGVPAAQATAHAGHRLGSGTTRFGFLGVGSGAATFDGSRDPAWFFLGDVAEVLVYHRALSEEERLQLERYFRERYNP; encoded by the coding sequence ATGAGCAACTTCCTCGCCATCGCCACGGCCACGGCCACGCTCCAGCAGTTGCTGCTGGAAAGCCTGAGCACCGACGTGCCCGGCGCCCAGGCCACCACGCTCCGGCCGGATAACCCCCGGCTCAGCGCCACCGGCAACTTCGGCGTCAACATCTACCTGTACCAGGCAACCCCGAACGCCTCGTGGCGCAACAACGACCTGCCCACACGCGGCGGGGCCGGGCAACCGGTGCAGCGCCCCCGCATCGCCCTCGACCTCTACTACCTGCTCACCTTCTACGGCGACGAGGAAAGCCTCCAGCCGCAGCGTATCCTCGGCAGCGTCTCGCGCACCCTGCACGCCCGGCCCGTCCTGACCCGCCCCATGATCCAGGCCGCCATCGATGCGGCCGTGGCCGTGGACCCCGGCCATTTCCTCGCCGGCTCGAACCTGGCCGACGACATCGAACAGGTCAAGTTCACCCCCATCCCGCTGTCCCTCGAAGAGCTGTCGAAGCTCTGGTCCGTGTTCTTCCAGACGCCCTACACCCTGTCGATGACGTACGCCGGCACGGTCGTGCTGATCGAGGCCGAGACGACGCCGGCGCCGGTGCTTCCGGTGCAGACGCCGGTCATCACCGTCCGGCCCGGGCTGCAGGCACCAGTTCCCACACCGGACCAGCTACCCGGCCTGGAACTCTGGCTCCGCTCCGACCTCGGCGTCACCTTCGATGCCGGAGGCGTCTCGAGCTGGGCCGACCAGAGCGGCCACGAGCGCCATGCCGTGCAACCGGACGGCGCCCGTCGCCCGGCCTTCGTGGCGCACGGACTCGGCTCCCGGCCCGTCCTCCGCTTCGACGGGTCGGACGACTACCTGGCCCTCGAAAACCTGTCGTACGACACCGCCGGGCAGCTCGAAGGCCTCACCGTCTGCGCCCTCGTCCGCTCCGCCGCGCCCGCCCCCCAGGTCATCGCCTCGTTCGACGACGGCGAATACTGGCAGCTCACCCTCCGGGACGACACCACCCCGGGCGCCGGATGGGACACCACCGACGAAACCGGCACCCCGCACACCCTGCGCACGACGGGTGCCTACCACGACGGGCGGTGGCACCTCCTCTGCGGGTGGTACGAAGCCGGCCCGGCCACGCCCAACAAGATCCTGTATGTCGACGGCGTGCCGGCAGCCCAGGCGACGGCCCATGCCGGGCACCGCCTGGGTTCGGGCACGACGCGCTTCGGCTTCCTTGGCGTCGGCTCCGGGGCCGCCACGTTCGACGGCTCCCGGGACCCGGCGTGGTTCTTCCTCGGCGACGTCGCCGAAGTCCTGGTCTACCACCGGGCCCTCTCCGAGGAGGAGCGGCTTCAGCTGGAACGCTATTTCCGGGAGCGCTACAATCCATGA